The proteins below are encoded in one region of Cryptosporangium aurantiacum:
- a CDS encoding PadR family transcriptional regulator: MHITKDLVAASATPLVLGILAEGESYGYAILKQVNELSGGQLEWTDGLLYPLLHRLERLGHVESFWETPSGGRRRKYYRITEQGRAELVEQRRQWAAVVDALRGVWSNAQSPGAPAFGAGL, translated from the coding sequence ATGCACATCACCAAAGATCTCGTCGCGGCCTCGGCGACGCCGCTCGTGCTGGGGATCCTGGCCGAGGGTGAGAGCTACGGCTACGCGATCCTCAAGCAGGTCAACGAGCTGTCCGGCGGGCAGCTGGAGTGGACCGACGGTTTGCTGTACCCGCTGCTCCACCGCCTGGAGCGGCTCGGGCACGTCGAGTCGTTCTGGGAAACACCGTCCGGCGGACGCCGCCGGAAGTACTACCGCATCACCGAGCAGGGCCGGGCGGAGCTCGTCGAACAGCGTCGGCAGTGGGCTGCCGTCGTCGACGCGCTGCGCGGCGTCTGGAGCAACGCCCAGTCCCCGGGTGCGCCGGCCTTCGGAGCGGGGCTATGA
- a CDS encoding permease prefix domain 1-containing protein: MTVDSQEGLESQIAAWRSYMDRRQELARADADELEDHLRNRITELTESGLHADEAFLIAVKRMGSLDELSREFAREHSERLWKQLVLPGEPDPATADRPRRELIAMVICAGAAAVGIKIPALFGLGDNEEFWLRNFSLFALPAMAAYFLWQRRASARTIGAVAGLFVLGAVGANVYPMDEDSQSLVLTAIHLPLALWLVVGVAYVGGDWRSGRRRMDFIRFSGEWLIYLVLLALGGGVLTAFTAGTFNAIGIDPEEFISAWLLPCGGVAALVVAAWLVEAKKSVIENMAPVVARLFTPLFAVTLLAFLVALVVTQNGIDVDRDVLILFDLLLVVVLGLLLYSLSARDLTARPGLFDRLQLGLVVSALIIDVVVLLAITGRITEWGFTPNKSAALGENLILLANLAWSAWLFLGFIRGRMPFARLERWQTGYVAVYAVWAWAVVLLFPVVFQFD; this comes from the coding sequence ATGACCGTGGACAGCCAAGAAGGCTTGGAGAGCCAGATCGCCGCGTGGCGGAGCTACATGGACCGGCGCCAGGAACTGGCCCGTGCCGACGCCGACGAGCTGGAAGACCACCTTCGTAACCGGATCACCGAGCTGACCGAATCGGGGCTCCACGCCGACGAGGCGTTCCTGATCGCGGTCAAGCGCATGGGTAGCCTCGACGAGCTGTCCCGGGAGTTCGCCCGCGAGCACTCGGAGCGGCTGTGGAAGCAGCTGGTGCTGCCCGGCGAACCAGACCCGGCCACGGCAGACCGCCCCCGCCGCGAGCTGATCGCGATGGTGATCTGCGCGGGCGCGGCGGCGGTCGGCATCAAGATCCCGGCCCTGTTCGGCCTGGGCGACAACGAGGAGTTCTGGCTCCGGAACTTCAGCCTGTTCGCGCTTCCGGCGATGGCGGCGTACTTCCTGTGGCAGCGCCGGGCGAGCGCGCGAACCATCGGTGCCGTCGCGGGGCTGTTCGTCCTGGGTGCGGTCGGCGCGAACGTGTATCCGATGGACGAGGATTCGCAGTCGCTGGTGCTGACCGCGATCCATCTGCCGCTGGCGCTGTGGCTGGTGGTCGGCGTCGCCTATGTCGGCGGTGACTGGCGGTCGGGCCGGCGGCGGATGGACTTCATCCGGTTCAGCGGCGAGTGGCTGATCTACCTGGTGCTGCTCGCGCTGGGCGGCGGTGTGCTCACCGCGTTCACCGCCGGCACGTTCAACGCGATCGGGATCGACCCCGAGGAGTTCATCAGCGCCTGGCTGCTGCCGTGCGGTGGGGTGGCGGCGCTGGTCGTGGCGGCATGGTTGGTGGAGGCCAAGAAGAGCGTCATCGAGAACATGGCGCCGGTGGTGGCGCGGCTCTTCACGCCGCTGTTCGCGGTGACGCTGCTGGCGTTCCTGGTCGCGCTGGTCGTGACCCAGAACGGGATCGACGTCGACCGTGACGTCCTGATCCTGTTCGACCTGCTGCTCGTCGTCGTGCTGGGGTTGTTGCTGTACTCGCTGTCCGCGCGCGACCTCACGGCCCGGCCGGGCCTGTTCGACCGCCTGCAGCTCGGGCTCGTCGTCAGCGCGTTGATCATCGACGTCGTCGTGCTGCTCGCGATCACCGGCCGGATCACCGAGTGGGGCTTCACCCCGAACAAGTCCGCGGCGCTGGGCGAGAACCTGATCCTGCTGGCGAACCTGGCGTGGTCGGCGTGGTTGTTCCTCGGGTTCATCCGCGGCCGGATGCCGTTCGCGCGCCTGGAACGCTGGCAGACCGGGTACGTGGCGGTGTACGCGGTGTGGGCGTGGGCGGTCGTGCTGCTCTTCCCCGTCGTTTTCCAGTTCGATTGA